A single region of the Montipora capricornis isolate CH-2021 chromosome 13, ASM3666992v2, whole genome shotgun sequence genome encodes:
- the LOC138029391 gene encoding protein kinase C-binding protein NELL2-like: MKCCCLFILNWLMVSVLLLAFLENNTDAQQDCSRRTMHLLPVQCGRYLEGHVFMNLTVGKDGCEHWCLLENKCVSVNIGSGKSPSSVICELSDSDHCQHPKDLKPRQGWTYRGAKNPCCYNPCHNNEKCVLGYTEKNYACECPPGFTGEKCENDVDECSTGIHDCNENATCANTAANFNCTCKPGFTGDGRSCSDVDECSTGIHDCNENATCANTAGTFTCTCKTGFTGDGLSCSVQE; encoded by the exons ATGAAATGCTGTTGCCTTTTCATTCTCAACTGGCTAATGGTTTCAGTGCTGTTGCTggcttttcttgaaaacaataCAGACGCTCAACAAG ATTGTTCCCGTCGAACCATGCACCTTCTCCCTGTGCAATGTGGTCGATACTTGGAAGGACACGTGTTTATGAATCTCACTGTGGGAAAAGATGGATGTGAACATTGGTGTCTCTTGGAAAACAAATGTGtgtctgtcaacattggtagcgGAAAATCTCCAAGTAGCGTCATCTGTGAACTGAGCGATTCGGACCACTGTCAGCACCCGAAAGATCTCAAGCCAAGACAGGGTTGGACATACAGAGGCGCAAAG AATCCTTGCTGTTACAATCCATGCCACAACAATGAAAAGTGTGTTTTGGGATACACTGAGAAGAACTATGCCTGTGAGTGTCCACCGGGATTTACAGGAGAAAAGTGCGAAAACG atgtcgatgaatgcagcaccgggatccatgattgcaatgaaaatgcaacttgtgcaaatacAGCTGcaaacttcaactgcacatgcaagccaggctttactggagatggacggtcatgttcag atgtcgatgaatgcagcaccgggatccatgattgcaatgaaaatgcaacttgtgcaaatacggctggaaCTTTCACCTGCACATGCAAGACAGGctttactggtgatggactttcatgttcag TGCAAgaataa
- the LOC138030163 gene encoding uncharacterized protein produces the protein MPFSPEHRTSTEDGDNTSHTDTVVDVFERFKNYLDEKVESLSSGLVSRTATETQKLSRVAEAEKLKFAGNKDQFIFNSELLAAKQTEKAEEKVAELSKNLKRRQKIIKLADKSEAGWLAVKEYQTEELASDSEDEKRIRKAQERALKKKKQNVSRKQDRDRNSSLGASRFRATNDDRMLFRGRRLPSQSDTCFRCGRKGHWSTDCRRYEGGYKFGTGF, from the exons ATGCCGTTCTCTCCAGAGCATAGGACATCAACCGAGGACGGAGACAACACATCTCATACTGATACTGTCGTAGACGTATTTGAACGTTTCAAGAACTATCTAGACGAGAAAGTCGAAAGTCTTTCGTCCGGCCTCGTGTCCCGTACGGCGACTGAGACTCAAAAGTTAAGCAGAGTAGCCGAAGCAGAGAAGTTGAAGTTCGCGGGAAACAAGGATCAATTTATCTTTAACTCCGAACTTTTAGCCGCCAAGCAAACAGAAAAAGCAGAGGAGAAGGTCGCTGAGCTAAGCAAGAATCTTAAACGCCGGCAGAAGATTATCAAACTCGCCGACAAAAGCGAAGCAGGTTGGCTCGCCGTTAAAGAGTACCAGACAGAGGAGCTTGCCAGTGACTCCGAAGACGAGAAACGAATTCGTAAAGCACAGGAAAgagccttgaagaagaagaaacagaaTGTGTCAAGGAAGCAGGACAGGGATAGAAACTCGTCGCTTGGCGCTTCTCGTTTTCGCGCTACTAACGATGACAGGATGCTTTTTCGAG GCCGTCGATTGCCTTCTCAATCGGACACGTGTTTCCGATGTGGTAGAAAAGGGCACTGGAGCACCGACTGTAGAAGATACGAGGGTGGATACAAATTTGGGACCGGCTTCTGA